The genomic window GGCACCGTCCAAGCCCTCCGCGCAGACCCGTCGCGTGCTGGATGCGATGACGGAAACCACCGACAAGATGCAAGGCCTCCTCGAGACCATCCTGCGCCGCCTCGACGACCACCAGAAGACCGCCGACGAGCGCCACCACGCACAAGTCGCCTACAACGACCATGTCTCCAACGAGCTCAAGCACTTGGCGAAGCAGATCGATCTGACACAGGCGGATGTGGATGAGGCCCGCAAATCCCCTCCGCCTGTCGATCCCGCCGCGACAAGCCATCTCGGGGCATCTGGGTCCGGAGCGTCGACGATCTCAGGCCCCTTCCACCCCGCACCACCACCTCCGCCTACGATGACTCGTCCACCCCCGCCACCACCACTCTACACGGAGGGCGCAGCGCAGCTGCCGTTCGCCCGGCTCGTCAACCACGGGCCGCCCCTGCTGCTGCAAAACTCTCCCACGGCGTACGAGCGGGGCGCCGAGCAATACACCAAGCCGCCCAAGCATGACTTCCCCCGTTTCGACGGCGACGCGCCGCGCATCTGGCTGGAGCGGTGTCTCTCTTACTTCGAGCTCTACCGGGTGCCGCAGCACAGTTGGGTCGCCATTGCCGGCCTGTATATGGATGGGCTTGCAGCCATGTGGCTTCAGGCGTACAAACAGACGCACCCTGCTCTGTCGTGGCCCGCCTTCAGGACAGCAGTGGAAGCAGAGTTTGGACCTGAAGAATTCGAAGCGCAGATGCATCAGCTAGTGCAATTGCGTCAGACTGGGAGCGTGCAAGAGTATCGCCAGCAGTTCGAGACATCGATGTATCACTTGCTGTCTCTGGATCCGCACTTGAGCCCGCAGTTTTTCATCTCACAGTTCCTGCTGGGTCTTAAGGATGAACTCCGGCTGGGCGTCCGCCTTCAGGCCCCCTCCAGTATCACTCGAGCAGCAGTGTTTGCAAGGATTCAGGAAGAGGAGTTGGAGCGACAACGCACACAACGCCATCGGATCGTGCCAGTGGGTCGCCCACCTCCTCACGCATCTACAGCAGCCATCATTCCAGTCCGGCCAGCACCAGCGCAACCGCGGCCAGCGAACGATGATTTTGCTCGGGAACGACAACTACGAGAATTCCGAAGAGCTAATGGCTTGTGCTTCCGTTGTGGGGATAAGTACTCCCGCGAGCATCAGTGCAAACGCATGGGGCAGATTCTGATGATTGAAGTGGGGGAATTCGGAGAAATTCTGTCCGACGACACGGTGCACGCCCTTCAGTTGTTGGATGCACCAGCTCAACAGGAACCCGAATGCTGCTCCCTGAGCCAGCATGCCATGTCCGGCGAGGAAGGGACATCTACACTTCGCCTACACGCTCAAGTAGGCGATCAGGTCATGCTGCTATTGGTCGACTCCGGGAGTTCCCACAGTTTCATTAGTGAACACTTCACTGCCCGGATTGCTGTCCAGCCCGAAGATCTGCCTCCTGTGTCTGTTCGGGTGGCCAATGGGCAACGGCTGTTATGCAACAGAATGGTGCGCAAACTGGCCTGGCAAGTGCCCGGTCACACATTCCACACTGATCTTCGGGTATTGCAACTGAGTGCCTACGATGGCGTGCTGGGAATGGACTGGCTCTCTGCCCACAGTCCGATGTTGTGCCACTGGGAACTGAAGACGATTCAGTTTGACACCGAGGGCAAGGCTGTGAAACTCCAAGGGATCACAAACACCAGTAGGCCTCCAATTTCAGAGCTAGATGCTTATGAGCTACACAGAATGGAAATAGCCAACGATATCTGGACAGCGGCTCTGGTCACCGTGGAGAAAACTGATGAACCACCATCTGCACCGGTCCCCGCCAACATTCAGAAGGTTCTGCGCGAGTATCAAGATGTGTTTGCAGAACCAACCACCCTACCTCCACGTCGCCAATACGATCACAGCATCAACCTGGAACCAGGCACTCCGCCGATCAACACAAAGCCGTATCGCTACTCACCGGCGCAGAAGGATGAGATTGAACGGCAAGTTCAGGAGATGCTCGACTCGGGCCTCATCACGCACAGCATGAGTCCCTACGCTGCACCCGTGCTATTGGTGAAAAAGAAGGATGGCAGCTGGCGCTTTTGTGTTGATTTTCGACGACTGAACACAGCAACAGTGAAGAACAAATTTCCACTTCCTGTGGTCAACGAACTGCTCGACGAATTGGCCGGGGCCAAGTACTTCTCCAAGATCGACTTGCGCGCGGGATATCACCAAATCCGTATGAGGGAAGAAGACGAAGAAAAAACAGCTTTCAAGACTCATCACGGCCATTACCATTTTCGCGTCATGCCATTCGGTTTGTGCAACGCGCCAGCCACATTTCAGTGCCTGATGAACACAGTCTTCGGCCGTTATGTCCGTaagttcatcatcattttcctGGATGACATCTTGGTTTTCAGTTTTGACTTGCAGGAACACGAACAACACCTGCGCCTCACCTTGGACCTCCTTCGTGAGCACCAGCTGTTTGCCAAGGCCAGCAAGTGTTCGTTCGCGCAAACCAGTATTGAGTACCTCGGGCACGTGATCTCACAAGACGGCGTTGCCACAGACACAAGCAAGACCAGTGCTATGCAGGCCTGGCCCGTGCCCTCGACACCAACCGAGCTGCGGGGATTCTTGGGATTGACAGgctattaccgcaagttcgttccTCACTATGGCATCATCGCCAAGCCTCTGACGCAGCTCCTCTCGAAGAAAGGGTTTGTTTGGAACGACATGGCTCAGCGAGCGTTCGACATGCTCAAGCAGGCGATGATGAGCACGCCAGTCTTGGCCCTTCCCAACTTCACACGCCCGTTCGCCATCGAAACGGATGCCTGTGACACGGGCGTGGGCGCGGTGCTCACCCAAGATGGCCATCCTGTCGCCTATCTCAGCAAGGCTCTAGGGGTGCGGAATCAGAAGCTCTCCACATACGAAAAAGAATTCCTCGCCGTGATGATGGCCGTCGACAAGTGGCGACCGTACCTGCAACGTGCCCCGTTCGAGATTGTCACCGATCACAAAAGTTTGTGTGCACTGGGCGATCAGCAGCTGGTCACCGATCTGCAACGCAAGGCTATGTCAAAGATGGTTGGCCTCCAATTCTCCTTCCGTTACAAGAAAGGCGTCGACAACGGCGCCGCGGATGCACTATCCCGCGTCGGCCATCTGCTGGAGCTCGACGCGCTGTCCATGTGCCAACCCCAGTGGCTGCAAGAGGTGGCGAACTCTTACGAGACTGACCCTGAGTCACAAGAGCTGCTCGCCAAGCTGGCAGTTGTGGGCGAGGACGATCAAGGTTGGGCACTGCAGAATGGAGTAATACGTCAGCACGGCCGCCTGTGGATCGGCGCCAACTCCGCGCTCCAGACCAAGCTCATCGCCGCGCTTCATCACAGCGCGGTCGGGGGCCACTCGGGAGCCACAGCCACTTACCACAGAGTACGCAAGCTCTTTGCCTGGCCCGGCCTCAAGCGCGCCGTGGAAGACTTCGTTCGTCAGTGCGACATCTGCCAGCACGCCAAGCACGAGAACCTGCACCCGGCCGGCAAGCTTCAACCCCTGCCGATTCCGGACGCGCCATGGCAAGATGTGACCATGGACTTCGTCGAGGGTCTACCCAAGTCTGAAGGCTGCGACTCCATCTTGGTCGTCGTCGATCGACTCACCAAGTTCGCGCACTTCGTGCCACTCCATCACCCCTTCACGGCAGCGCAGGTGGCCCGCGCGTTCTGGGAGCACGTCATAAAGCTGCACGGCGTCCCTCGCTCCATCGTTTCCGATcgcgacaagatcttcaccagtgCAATGTGGCGAGAACTGCTCACTGCGGCCGGCACCAAGCTCCTCTACTCCACCGCCTACCACCCCCAGACGGACGGCCAGACGGAGCGGGTCAACCAGTGTCTGGAGATGTACCTGCGTTGCGCCGTCCACGACAACCCGCGGCGATGGCGCAAGTGGCTTCCGGCAGCAGAGTTCTGGTATAACTCCACACACCACGCGTCTCTCAAGTGCTCGCCGTTCAGAGCGCTCTACGGCGTTGACCCCAACCTGGGGGGGTTACCTCACTTCAGTGCCGACTCAACCCCGGGCACACCTGTGGAGGATCTGGACTGGGCAGCACACACTGAACGCCTCCGTGCTCAGCTTGCTCACGCTCAGTCGCGTTTCAAGAAGCAGGCTGATCGTCACCGTGCCGAGCGCGCGTTCGACGTTGGCGAGCAAGTGCTGCTCAAGCTGCAACCGTACGCCCAGTCGTCGGTTGTGAATCGCCCTTGCCGGAAGCTCTCCTACAAGTTCTACGGGCCGTTCATGGTGACCGAACGGATCGGCAACCTGGCGTACCATCTTCATCTTCCAGCCGACAGCCGAATCCATCCGGTATttcatgtttctcagctgaagccGTACACCCCTGATTACACTCCCGTCTTCTCCGAGCTGCCGCAGGTGCCAGATTTGGTCACCAGTGAGACGGAACCAGTGGCCATTGTGGAGCGTCGTATGATGAAGAAAGGAGATGCGCCAGTAATTCAGCTACAAGTGCAGTGGTCCAATCGGTCCCCAACAGCCACAACCTGGGAAGACTATGCCACCTTAAGGGAGCGCTACCCCTCGGCCTGCATCTGGGAAGGAGCTTCTTCTCAAGACGGGGGCAATGTCACACCTGCAGATGACGATCTGCAGCGGACTGCAAGTGCAGTTCAGTAACTACTGTTAACTGAACCGCAACTGGTGTGTGTGTTGTGTTTGGGCCGGAGGCCATGTGGTGTGTTGGGTCCAGCCCACTGTGGGTGTGTGTGTGAGCCCGCGGGGACAGCTACTTAATGTACCGTGACGGAATGCGTGGGCAGCGAGTAATGAATATTGAATCTCCTTTCCCCTTCGCCAAGCTCCCTCCTCATCCCCTGCTTTCTCCTCTCCGATCAGATCTCATcccccttctcccctcctccccttGGGTCATGACAGTTAGCTACGGCGGGAGGATCGAGCGCGCCCAGGGTCAGCCGCCGAGGTACGTCGACGGTGAGCACCTGCTCCTCAACGTCGTCTCGTCCGTCTCCACGAGGGGCTTccgcgacctgctggcggcgcgCGCGGGCTTCTCCGACTTCTCCCTCAAGTACTGCTACTCCGGCGAGGGGCTGGACTCGCTCTGCGACGTGGACACGGACGAGGACCTGCGGGACATGCTGGACATGCTGCTCTACCGGGATCTGCAGGTCCGGCTGTTCAACGACCAGAACACGCGCCGGTTCCGGGTCTACCTGTtccgcgacgccgccgccgccccgtcgccgaccTCCCAGGCCCTCGGAAAACCAGCTCCCATGCGGCACAGCGCGACGTCGCCGGCTCTGTTGCCGGCGAAGCCGGCCGACGTCGACGGGCGGCCCTCCCAGGGCCTGGCCGCTCCCGCTCCCTCTCCCGTGCCGCGGATCATGACTTCGCCGAATCCATTGCGCGAGACGTCGACGGCTGGCCCGGCGCCCTCCAAGCCGCCGCTCGCCCCTGCTCtcggacggcggagagcgtcgtcGCCTTTGTTGACGGCAGACTCGACAAATGACACGGCTTCTTTGATCACCACTACGTCGACATCAGCAGCCAGAGCTACCCAACATACACAACCCCACGCTGCGGCATTCCGGCCGGCAGAGCTGAGTAATCCGTTGTGCAAGACATCGACAGCTGGCACGGCGCCCTCCAAGCCGCCGCTCGCCCCTGCTTTCGCACGGCGGATAGCGTCGTCGCCATTGTTGACGGCAGACTCGACAAATGGCGCGGCTTCTTTGATCACCACTACGTCGACATCAGCAGCCAGAGCTACCCAACATACACAAACCCACGCCGCGGCGTTCCGGCCAGCAGAGCTGAGTAATCCGGTGTGCTAGTTGGCTCCAGTATTCTTGGTGCCAGTAATGCCGCAGGTCATGATCCACCGGCCGACGATCATCCTCGTACCCGTGTTCAATTCTAAGGTGGCCATGTGCTGAGAATTGTTTGAGTCACAATCGATTATGAAAACTAGATAATACTCCATGTTGTTGCGGGAATAGTTTGATATATATATTTTGATGAAGTAGAAAAAATGAATTGATGTACGTATGATGTAAAATATTTATGAAATGTAAGTTGTGTAATGGTTGCATGTTCTTGTGTGTCTTTTTCCATTGATGGTAGCATGTTGTTTTTGCCTTTTTTACATGCATCGATGCATGTTTGACGTGCTATAGCTGCATGTTATCATGTCCACCTATTGTGCCTAAATATAAGCTGCTCGCCATAATTCTGATTTGAGATTTTATGCAGAGACTGCTACAAACTGGCATTCATGGCCTAGATTAACACATGATGAAGACGGAAACCGATGCCACCAAACTAACCTAGGATTCTAAATTTCTAACATCATGCCGAGAGAATTTGAAACATATCTACAATATCAACAGCATTAGCAGACTCGATTATTCTCTCAAAATAAATAAGGGATAACAATGGTCAACGATACCCACTCCCTCATCCAAAAATGTCTTCAGACTTCTTGATGGTGTTATCCACTGCCCTGGAAGCCTAAACAAACATGTGAACAATAGAACTATCTACCGAGATGAAAAATAATGTGGAATGTGTTGTACCTTCTTTACTATGTCAAACATACCATTTTCATAGATCTTGTGCCACCTTGTATGCCATGTTGGTAACTTCACTTCAATGATTAAAATCCATTGTCTCCTGGTTGAACTGGTCTTCAAAATAAAAATCGTAAATAAGGACTGAGCATACAGAAAATAATTCAAGCAATCACATGACCAAACAAAAGACACCATGTTAACATGGATGGTGCAGCCATTGGCGAGAAGGTTGCAACAAAAAGAAAACTGCAATGATAACTTCAGAGTCAAGGAGGCTACAAAGCCATTTTAGCTAGATTTCAGTCAGCTGAATTTTTGTTTTGTGGTCAATCGATTTTCTGACCCTTGGATTGTGCTTTAAGATTTGTGTAGCTTTTATTTTTTCTGTCACATTTCGCTAGTGGTACTGGGCTATTTGGATTCGATTGACACCTATTTTGGGACAGTCGATTTCCTTCTTGGGCTGGATTTTGATGTGTGTATCCTCTTTTTTCATGTgtttatttttgttttctgcatgtgtatgcttttattttttaattttcagtTGAGCTTTATTTTTTTATGTGTATTTTTCGATGTTCAGTGCGTGAAAATGTATACATACAAGTACTACACGTACAAATTACATCTGAGTACTCAAACTTCACTTTCATATATTTATTCTACATATTATAAAAAGTGCATTTTTATGCTAATTGTGTGAaactttttgtttttttttattttctttattttttaagggtaataccaatgctacTTGTTTTGCTAATTTAATACATTCTATTATTATTTGTATGTATGCATGAAAGTACAATAcaatatgtgtgtaaattatactagACTGCTAAAGTTGcattattacgcaggtgcccctggcgattcacatctggtGGACACGTGGCACGCATGCAACTTATCGATGGTTGTGCCACGATCCCATGCGcgcctggtttgtcgggtggttgttccggcttctccggttttcaggcaaaAGGGATAAGAACATTAAAACAATTTTAAATGTGTATTtctgtatcttcagctgacaaggacacagtgaagacattcgacatgtgtcaatagaatgcatatgagaagacagaaagaatttgagggataagcacagaaggggttagggtccgatcacattcacttagtttagaaaatagcaacttgaagacatactataagtgaatgctatagaggacaacacacacacacacacacacacacacacacatatagaggACAAAACACACGCCTTCTCCCCCGATGTAACCCACCCCATTGCCCACCTTCCCCAGCACCACCCACCCCTGCGGCGCCTCACCACCACCCACCTCGGCGCCCCACCACCCCCACGCCTCCCACCAGGCCGCCGGCGGGCCGCCCATCCCCATCCCTGCATCCACCACAGCCGCCCTCCCTGCGCCGGATCCAGCAGTGCGCGGCCACCTCCCCCAACGACGACTCAGTCCAGATCGAGGTGGGGGCGGCCGCGACTTGCCGCTGACGGGCCCGATCCGCACGGTCCCCGCTCGATCTCGTGCCTCCCTCGCGCCCCCACCCAGCAAGCTTCTTCCTCGACTAGATCCGCCATCTTGCCTCGTCCTCCTCACCTCCTCCCTCTTCAAGCGGGTGTCGCAACCGGAGATCTACCCTGTCCAACCGTCCTTCGGCCATCAGCCCCTCCCTCTTGATGGTGATCACGCCGAGCGCCCCCACATCCTAGCGCCTCCCCTGCGATGGATCCGTCTGGATCCAGCCCCGCCGTCCGTGGCCATGGAGGGATCCCTCGCCGACCCTACCTTCCTTTCTAGCGTTGCTGGCATCTGCACTCCGTTCGCCCAGCCGGCTCGGCCCCGAGCCCCCACCTCCTCTCCGT from Triticum aestivum cultivar Chinese Spring chromosome 3B, IWGSC CS RefSeq v2.1, whole genome shotgun sequence includes these protein-coding regions:
- the LOC123067407 gene encoding uncharacterized protein; translated protein: MRGQRVMNIESPFPFAKLPPHPLLSPLRSDLIPLLPSSPWVMTVSYGGRIERAQGQPPRYVDGEHLLLNVVSSVSTRGFRDLLAARAGFSDFSLKYCYSGEGLDSLCDVDTDEDLRDMLDMLLYRDLQVRLFNDQNTRRFRVYLFRDAAAAPSPTSQALGKPAPMRHSATSPALLPAKPADVDGRPSQGLAAPAPSPVPRIMTSPNPLRETSTAGPAPSKPPLAPALGRRRASSPLLTADSTNDTASLITTTSTSAARATQHTQPHAAAFRPAELSNPLCKTSTAGTAPSKPPLAPAFARRIASSPLLTADSTNGAASLITTTSTSAARATQHTQTHAAAFRPAELSNPVC